In Bos mutus isolate GX-2022 chromosome 2, NWIPB_WYAK_1.1, whole genome shotgun sequence, one DNA window encodes the following:
- the TMEM222 gene encoding LOW QUALITY PROTEIN: transmembrane protein 222 (The sequence of the model RefSeq protein was modified relative to this genomic sequence to represent the inferred CDS: deleted 1 base in 1 codon), giving the protein MAEAEGSSPLLLPPPLPPPLGMAEVEAPTAAETDKKHLSGAGSGAMDVERSRFPYCVVWTPIPVLTWFFPIIGHMGICTSTGVIRDFAGPYFVSEDNMAFGKPAKYWKLDPAQVYASGPNAWDTAVHDASEEYKHRMHNLCCDNCHSHVALALNLMRYNNSTNWNMVTLCFFCLLYGKYVSVGAFVKTWLPFVLLLGIILTISLVFNLR; this is encoded by the exons ATGGCGGAAGCGGAAGGGAGTTCGCCGCTCCTGTTGCCGCCGCCGCTGCCTCCCCCGCTCGGGATGGCGGAAGTGGAGGCGCCGACGGCGGCCGAGACGGACAAGAAGCATCTTAGCGGTGCTGGCAGCGGCGCCATGGACGTGGAGCGGAGCCGCTTC CCCTACTGCGTGGTGTGGACGCCCATCCCGGTGCTCAC GTGGTTTTTCCCCATCATCGGCCACATGGGCATCTGCACATCCACAGGAGTCATTCGGGACTTTGCTGGCCCCTACTTTGTGTCG GAAGACAACATGGCCTTTGGGAAGCCTGCCAA GTACTGGAAGCTGGACCCCGCTCAGGTCTACGCCAGCGGGCCCAACGCGTGGGACACCGCTGTGCACGACGCCTCTGAGGAGTACAAGCACCGCATG CACAATCTCTGCTGTGACAACTGCCACTCGCACGTGGCCTTGGCCCTGAACCTGATGCGCTACAACAACAGCACCAACTGGAACATGGTGACGCTCTGCTTCTTCTGCCTGCTCTATGGGAAGTACGTCAG CGTCGGCGCCTTCGTGAAGACCTGGCTGCCTTTTGTCCTTCTCCTGGGCATCATCCTGACCATCAGCTTGGTCTTCAACCTGCGGTGA